The stretch of DNA CTCCATTTCACACAGAGATTCAAGCTAACAACTGTAGAGGGACCTTGGTGCACATAGATGAACTTGCCCAAGGCTACAGCTGGCAGGGGAGAGGCTTGGGATTCCAATTTCAGTCAGCTTGTGTGCTTTTATGGGATTATGTTTCTTACTCAGGGTTTCTATGAATTGAAAGGACATTCTCCTTGGCTGTTAGGAAAAGGGTGAGGTGACGTGGCTGCACAGGCTTGGGACACATCTGTGGCTATTGAAGTAAACATGCTACAGGCGTGACAGCTACGAGATCCATCAAGACACAGCCTGGCGACGTTAGCCGCCTTCTCCTTGTCCTTCTCTGGCCTTCCTTGAGTGCCCTGTTGCCCGCCATGCCATCGTCTCAGGCATCTGAGACTTCTAAAGCTGTTCCAGGCTGTCAGCATTGATCACATTCCTGCAGAGACACTGTTGCCACCTCCAGGCCTCACGCCGGGGAGCCCAGCTTCACATAACAACTGGCCTCTGTGTTAGCACCCACATCTGTCGATCTGGAATGCAGAAGGCACTGCCCTGACCAGCCTATGTGGGATTGGCAACGGCAAGGGCCCGGGGTTGAGTTGTTTGGATTGTTTTTGTCACAGGCAAAACAAAGAGTTGTCTCTTCCAACAAGTGTTCAGCAGAGGTAGAGAGTGGTGGGACCCCAAACAAGCACAGCTCACGGATGCACTCCACTAACCTGTATGGTATTTACATAAATTCCAGTATAGCTACCAGCACTTAAAAATTATGAGATTTCATACTAAAATTCTGCcttccagcttctcttgaaaaatcagaagagGTAGCAATACCAGCAGGTACAGGCAGCAGCCCTCCCCACAGCAAGGAGGGGCACTTCCCCTGGGACGGGCCCCACTTGCCATCCCTGTAGCTTGGCTGATGCTGGCTTCTGTAGGATTTCCATCTGCAGCCCTTCTGACTCCTCCTCAATCTTCCAGGTTTTCTCTTTCCCTAGAAAATTCTCCAGAAAAGAATAttcaatcacttgaggccaggagtttgagaccagcctggacaacacagggagaccctgtctctaaaaaaaaaaaaaaattttaaaaatagccgggcatggtggcacgtgcctgtaatcctagcactttgagaagctgaggtgagagggttacttgagaccaggagtttatttaagactagcctggacgacatagcaagaccctgtctgtacaagaaattgaaaaaaaaaattggtcggACGtgatgatgtgtgcctgtggtttcagctactcaggaggctgaggcaggaagattgctcgACCCGGGAGTTTAAGGTTACAGTAAGctctgatggtgccactgcactccagcctgggcgacagagcaggaccctgtctcttaaaaaaataaaaatttgattttttgtttgtttattttgagatggagtcttgctctgtcacccaggctggattgcaatggcgtggtctcagctcactgcaaccttcacctcccgggttcaagcaattctgcctcagcctcacgagtagcttggattacaggcacgttccaccatgcccagctaattgttgtttttttgtttttttgttttttttttttgagacagagtctcgctctgttgcccaggctggagtgcagtggcgcaatctcggctcactgcaagctccgcctcccaggttcacgccattctcctgcctcagcctctccgagtacctgggactacaggcgcccaccaccacacccggctaatttttttttttgtatttttagtagagacggggtttcaccgtggtctcgatctcctgaccttgtgatccgcccgcctcagcctcccaaagtgctgggattacaagcgtgagccaccgcgcccggccatgtttgtatttttagtagagacggggtttcaccatcttggtcaggctggtctcgaactcctgacctcaggtgatccacccgcctcagcctcccaaagtactgggattacaggcatgagccactgtgcccagccaaaatttttttttcaaaaagaattttcattctttttcctttcctggtcCTGAATAAATATTCAATCAAGTCTTTAGACTGTTAGGAAGAATGAATTGGAGAAACAGGGAgaccaaatgaatgaaatcagaCCCTTCGTCCACACATCTTGATTCCCTCTATGGTGgtgtcttcctccttccccaaatCATTGACTGTCCTGTCTTCCAGGTGGAGGCCACAAGCAGGAAAGAAAAGGCCAAGCAGAGGCCCCTGGCCCTGAACACCATGGAGATGCTGCGTGTGGCCAGCTCTTCTCTGGGTATGTAGGGACATTTTTCTCAAGTCGCCAGAAGGCTTCCTGAGGCAGAGTCATGGAGGCAGGTTCAGCCTGGAGCAGCGAGCGCCCAGGGTTGCAGGATGGTGCCCGAGGCTTCAAGGGGATCTGAGCCTCAGGAGGAATTCACTTATCCATAGGTTGTAAAGGTGGTAAAGTTGGTCACCACCTGAGGGGACATCCTGATGTTAGAGTCCCTGAGCAGCTATCCCTGGTGAGGGGAGAGGCCCCAGCCAGATGTCACCTTCAGGGAACCGGTGTGAGTGTCACCCCTCAGCCTCGTCTCCTCAGCCTTTTTCTCCTTAGTAGCGAGGAGGGGGTTGGGCTGGAAAGCTGGTCTCCGGCAGCTGTCAGCCCCTACGTATTGGTGCCACCCCGCACGGAACTACAGGCAGTGTCCTCTCAGTGGACACTGAGTGGTGGCTCCAGCGTCCTCAGAGGGCAGCAATGCTGGGAGTGGTTGCTAGCTAAGTGCCAGCCTCTGCTGGTCAAGGAGTAGCAGGATGAGCCCCCCTCAGTGGCCCCAAGTGCCGTGAGGACAGAAACACCCAAAGGTGCAGAATGGGGCTGATCAGCCAGCCCGAGGCGTGGTTATAGCTCCATGGCCAATGCATGGGGAGTGGTGCTCTGAAGGCCATGTCTCATCCCCATGGCCATGAGCCCCATGAGGATGCACCATGGGGTAGAGTTAGTGGTGTTCCCCATCAGGCCCATCCTGGGTGTAGGATTCAGCCTTACGGGTGCAGGATTCAGCCTCACGCAAGACTGTGTGGCATAGGTGCCCACCCGGCCAGCAGCTCTACACTCCAGCTGTGCCTGCTCAGAGCCACCCTCACCCTCCAGGAGAGGCCGGCCACAGTGCGGGAGCCTGAGTGCATAGACCAGGGCAGGCACCTGGCCATCCCCATGTACCTGGCCCTCTGAGAACCTCCTGACTCTCGCAGGCATGGGGCCGCAGCACGCCATGCAGACGGCCGAGCGGCTCTACACGCAAGGCTACATCAGCTACCCACGGATAGAGACCACCCACTACCCTGAGAACTTTGACCTGAAGGGCTCTCTGTGGCAGCAGGCCAACCACCCCTACTGGGCTGACACGGTGAGTGGAGCCAGGCCGGCCCCAGCATGTGTATGTTTCACTGAGGCCTTGGGACCAGGTCTGGTACTTCAGCCAAACCCAGGCAGGCAGGCGAGCCCAGCCGCAGACTCTGCTCTGTCTTCTCTCCCTCAGGTGAAGCGGTTGTTAGCAGAAGGTATCAACCGCCCAAGGAAAGGCCACGACGCCGGCGACCATCCCCCCATCACCCCCATGAAGTCTGCCACAGAGGCCAAATTAGGTACCACTGTCACCCCATACCCGACGTGCTTCCAGGGAGGGAAGGGCGAGCTACAACGGTGAAGGTTACAGGCCCTGTTGGCAATGTGGGGGCTccttcagcctctgcctgccctggctgTGGGGATGGGGGGGCCACCTGGAAGATGAGCTCCATTGCTATGGGACCAGGACAGGAGTGAAGAGGTGGCAGCAGGTGGTGTTGCAGGGAGGCAAGGGGACAGACGCCACGGGGGACATGAATGAAACCAAGGTAGAGTGTGGCggcttgggggagggggcagcacACCTCCTACCTCCCAGCTGGCCTAAGGTGGTACCAGTGGTCCGAGTGCCAGGAGAAGGCAAATGAGGAAGGGAGAGCAGTGCAGGTAGAGACAGGAGCCACTTGTGGACAGTCTGAATTTGAAGCGATGGTGTCATGTCACGAGACAGTGGAAGGACAGGCCAACGCCTGAAGAACAGTCCTGCCAGAAGCAGGGGCAGGAGGTTGTGCAGGGTGGTGGGAGCTGCAGCCAGAAAGGAACCACTGAGGCACGGAGGCTTGTGTTCCCTTCCTccgcattttcttttttttttttttctttttttgagacggagtcttgctctgtcacccaggctggagtgcagtggcctgatctcagctcactgcaacctctgcctcccaggttcaagcagttcaccctgactcagccccccgagtagctgggattacaggctcccaccaccacatccagctaatttctttgtatttttagtagagatggggttttaccacgttggccaggctggtctcaaactcttgacctcaagtgatccatccacctttgcctcccagagtgctgggattacaggcatgagccaccacgcccggccttcctgcgtgttttctttcctctttccccaggATTTACAGCGTGTCCTGCACAGCGGCTCTGTAAGCAGGACCTTGCTGCTCAAGCGAGAGTACTGGGGGTTTCTCACGGCCAGAGCCCCCAGCTGGCTCCCAACTGACTAGCCCTGGCCTGTTGCAGGGGGTGACGCGTGGCGGCTCTGAGTACATCACCAGACACTTCATTGCCACGGTCAGCCATGACTGCAAGTACCTGCAGAGCACCATCTCCTTCAGAATCGGGCCCGAGCTCTTCACCTGCTCCGGGAAGACCGTCCTCTCACCAGGTCACACCACGGGCCCAGCCTTCCTCCTCTGTGCCTTCACAGGCAGACAAACATTCTACATCGTGTCTGGGGATGGGAGGCCCAGGGTCTGAGGCCCCGGCTACCCAGGCTGGGGACCCTGAGTGGCGGTGCGTATCTCTCCAGGCTTCACGGAGATCATGCCCTGGCAGAGCGTGCCCCTGGAGGAGAGCCTGCCCACTTGCCAGCGGGGCGACACCTTCCCTGTGGGCGAGGTGAAGATGCTGGAGAAGCAGACGAGCCCACCCGACTACCTGACGGAGGCCGAGCTCATCACGCTCATGGAGAAGCATGGCATTGGTGGGTGCACCTGCCCAGGCCCCAGAGCCAGCTCTGTCTCCAGTACTCAGGCTTTGAGTCTACTCACAAAGCTGCCCTGCCACCCCCGTGTGCCTAGCCCAGCACCCCTCCACGGGCTGGCGTCTGGAAACTGGTGACCCAGTGTGTGGCCAGCCAGGCAGGGCCACAGCGGGCATCCCCTCCCGAGGCCTCCATTCAGGACCTGGCCTTCCCTGTGAAGGCCCAGATGTGCCCTCGTGCACTGTGGGTGTGCACACGCCGACTAACGCCCACAAGGCTGAAGATTGGCCCAGATGCCAAGTGACTCATAGAAATCATATTGGCAGTCCCCTGAGTCCACACAGCCAGCCTGGTCTGTCCTGAAATCAGGTGACAGGGAAATGAGATCTCACAGGAGCTGCTTCCCTGGGAGagaacagaaatgcctgtccCAGGGACAGGGCTCCCCAAAGGGTGACCAGGAAGTTTCCAAGCAAGAACAGGCAGCCCAGGGGAGTTTATCAAAGCAAAAGTGTAGTCACCAGTGCACACTCCTCACAGGAGTGGTGGCCTCACAAGTCCCCAGGCCTGGCACTGTGAATGATGTCTCACATGCTAGGGGCCAGCCTCACTGCCGGAGCCTTCTCCCCAGGTGGCGCTTGCACCGCCGGGCACTGCCTGTTCCCTGGGGCACTACCCCTGGTTGACAGGCTCTGGAGGCCTGTGGGATGTCACAGCCACTGTGTCCAGGCTCTGCTCCAGCAGTGGTCATATAGGTGGACTCTCAGGGAGTGCCTCTTCCCAGGCTGGGGTCCTGGTGACCATGGCAACCTTGGCTGGAGAGCAGAGCTCTGGGCTTGCTCCTCTCAGGAGCACCTGCCAGGGACAGACCCTCAGAACTCAGCTTCAGTGTGCTGGAATTCTTTATGATGGACAAACATTCACACCATcctagcagtgttctggaatcctaggtgagtgacaaacactcagaacccagcaacagtgTCCTAGAATCACTCATGAGGGACAAACATTCGGACCCTCGAGGCAGTGTTCTgtaatcctatgtgagggacataCACTCAGAACCCAACAGCAGTGTTCTGGCATCCTGtgtgagggagaaacactcagaacccagcagcagtgttctggaatcctatgtgagggacaaacactcaaaacccagtagcagtgttctggaatcctttgtgagtgacaaacactcagccACATTGTTTTGGAAagctatctgagggacaaacattcagacactcctagaagtattttgtaattctttgtGAGGGACAAATGTTCATaaaccagcagcagtgctctggaatcctttgtgagggacaaacaaagAGAACCCAACAGCAgtattctggaatcctatgtgagggacaatcactcagatcccagcagcagtgttctggaatcctttgtgagagGCAAACCTTCAGAACTTTCTAGCAGTGTTATGGAACCTAGGTGAGGGACAAACACTTAGAACACtgccactgtgttctggaatcctatctgagggacaaacattcagacactcataGAAGTGTTCTGTAATCCTTTGGGAGGGTCAAACACTCAggacccagcagcagtgttctggaatcctatctgagggacaaacactcagaaaacaGCAGCAGTGTGCTAGAATCATTTgtgaaggaaaaatattcagaCCCCCAAAGCAGTGTTCTCatatcctatgtgagggacaaacaatcagaaaaaaaatcatcagtgtTCTACAAtactatgtgagggacaaacactcagaacccagctacagtgttctggaatcctatgtgagagacaaacactgaAAACCCGGCAGCAGTGGTCTGTAATCCTTTGTAattgacaaacactcagaatccgGCCACTTCGTTCTGATATGCTATCTGAGAGAAAAACATTCAGAAATTcctagcagtgttctggaatgctttgtgaggaacaaacactcagaacccagcagcagtgttctcaGATCCTTtgagagggacaaacattcagcacctcgtagcagtgttctggaatcctatgtgagggacaaaaacTCAGAACCCAGAATCACTGTTCTGAAATCCTCTGTAATGGTGAAATATTCAGACCCTCTTAACAgtgttctgaaatcctatgtgagggacaaacactcagaatcctgcagaagtgttctggaatactctgagagggacaaacactcactcccagcagtagtgttctggaatcctatgtgaggaacaaacactcagaacccagcagaagtgttctggaatcccttGTGAAGGATAAACATTCAGAAGcttgtagcagtgttctggaatcctatgtgagggacaaacactatgaacccagcagcagtggtcTGGAATCCCACGtgtgggacaaacactcagaacccagcagcagtgttctggaatcctatgtgacagacaaacactcagaaccagCAGCAtttttctagaatcctttgtgagggacaaacattcagaccctcgaaGCAGTGTTcaggaatcccatgtgagggacaaacactcagcaCCCAACTtcattgttctggaatcctttcaGACGGACAAACATTTAGACCGTCATAGCAGTGTTCTGGGATtgtatgtgagggacaaacactctgaacacagcagcagtgttttggaatcccatgtgagggacaaacactcagaacccagcagcagggttctggaatcctatgtgagggacaaaagcgaagaacccagcagcagtgctctAGAATCCCTTGTGATGGACAAACATTTAGACcgtcgtagcagtgttctggaatcctatgtgagggacaaacactcagaacacaacaacagggttctggaatcttatgtgagggacaaacactcaaacccgatcagcagtgttctggaatcctctctgtgtgacaaacactcagaaaacaGCCACATGTTCtagaatcctatctgagggacaaacattcagacactcgtagaactgttctggaatcctaagtgtgggaaaaacactcagaaaccagcagcagtgctctGCAATCTTTAGTGAGGGACAAACAAACAGAGCCCAGCATCAGTGTTCTGGACTGCTAGGTGAGGCTCAATCACTCAGAACTCagcagaagtgttctggaatcctttgtgagggaaaaacattcagacccttgaagcagtgttctggaatcccaagtgagggacaaacactcagaacccagcttcagtgttctggaatcctttgtgatggacaaacattcTGACCCTCGTAGCAGTGTACTGGTATTCCAGGTGAGTGACAAACTCTCAGACCCCAGCAGCAGTGTCCTAGAATCCTTCCTgtggacaaacattcagacacacCAAGAAGTGTTCTGCAATCCTATGTGAGGGCCACTCAGAACCtggtagcagtgttctggaatcatcTGTGAGGGACTAAGACTCAGAACCCTGCAGGAGTGTTCTgcaatcccatgtgagggacaaacactcagaactcagtagcagtgttctggattcctatgtgagggacaaacacttagaaaccagcagcagtagccataaaaaatgatgagttcgtgtcctttgtagggacatggatgaaactggaaaacatcattctcagtaaactatcgcaaggacaaaaaaccaaacaccgcatgttctctctcataggtgggaattgaacaatgagaactcatggacacaggaaggggaacatcacactccggggactgttgtggggtggggggaggggggagggacagcattaggagatacacctaatgctaaatgacgagttaatgggtgcaggaaatcaacgtggcacatggatacatatgtaataaacctgcacattgtgcacatgtaccctaaaaccctaaagtataataaaaaaaaaataaaaaaaaagaaaccagcagCAGTATTCTAGAATCGTTTGTGAGGGACAGACACTCTGAACCCAATAGCAGTGTTGTAGAATCTTTTGTGAGGGACACACATTAAGAACCTCGTAGCACTGTTCTGGATtcgtatgtgagggacaaacactctgaacccagaagcagtgttttggaatcTCATGTGAGGGAGAAACACACTGAACCcagaagcagtgttctggaatcccaagTGTGGGACAAACACTCAAAATGCAGCCACAGTGTTttggaatcctttgtgatggacaaacattcagaccctcgtaACAGTGTTCTGGTATCCTATATGAGTGAGAAACTCTCAGATCCCAGTAGCAGTgtcctagaatcctttgtgatggaGAAATTTTCAGACCCtcgaagcagtgttctggaatcctatgtgagtgacaaacactcacaAACCACCAGTGGTGCTCTGGAATCCCTTGAGAGGCACAAACCAACAGAACccaacagcagtgttctggaatccaatGTGAGAGACAATCActctgaacccagcagcagtgttctggaatccttcatgagggacaaacattcagaaccttgtagcagtgttctggaatcctatgtgagggaaaaacacGCAGAACACAGCTGCAGTATTCTGGAAtaccatgtgagggacaaacactcagaaaacagtagcagtgttctggaatcctatgtgagggacaaacactcagaacccagcagcagtgttcttgAATCCTTTGTGAGTGTCAAACACTAAGAaactcgtagcagtgttctggaatcctatgtgaggggcAAACACTATGAACCCAGCAGCTGTGGtatggaatcccatgtgagggacaaactctcagaaaccagcagcagtgctctgcaatcctttgtgagggacaaacaaacAGTTCCCAGCAGCAGTCTTCTggtatcctatgtgagggacaaacactcagaacacagcaacagggttctggaatcctatatgAGGACAAAAACtcaaaacccagcagcagtgttctggaatcctttgtgagtgacATACAGTCAGAACCCAGTCACTTTGTTCCCGAATCCtgtctgagggacaaacattcagacacctGTAAAAGTGTTCTgcaatcctatgtgagggacaaacactcagaaaccagcagcagtgctctggaatcctttgagagggacaaacattcagaacttgtagcagtgttctggaatcctaagtgatggacaaacactcagaacacaACAGCAGTGTTCCGGAATCTTTGGGAGGGACAAATATTCAGAAACTTGTAGCAGTGTTCCAGAATACTATGTGAGGGACTAACacccagaacccagcagcagtgtcctGGTATCCTTTTTAATGGAGAAACATTCAGACCttcgtagcagtgttctgaaatcctatgtAAGGGACAAAGactcagaatccagcagcagtgttctggaatcctatgggagggacaaacactcagactCAGCAGtcgtgttctggaatcctttgtgatggacaaacattcCAACCCTCACAGCAGTGATCTGGAATCTTATGTCAGTGACAAACagtcagaacccagcagcagtgttctagaatcctttgtgaggggcAAACATTCTGACCCtcgaagcagtgttctggaatcccatatgagggacaaacactcagaacccagtacAGTTTCCCGGAAtcgtatgtgagggacaaacactcagaacccagcagcagtgttctagagtcctttgtgagggacaaacattagGAACATCATAGCAGTGTTATGGAAtcgtatgtgagggacaaacactccgAAACCAGAAGCAGGGTTCTGGAattctatgtgagggacaaactctCATAACCCAGCAggagtgttctagaatcctttgttaCATATAAACATTCACAAcgtcgtagcagtgttctggtatcctatgtgagggacaaatacTAAGAACCCAGCATCACTGTActagaatcctatgtgagggacaaacactcagaacccagcaacagATTTCTGGAATCCTATGGGAGGAACAAACACTCAAAATGCAGCAGCAGTTTTCTGGAATCATTTGTGAGTGATGGACACCCACAACCCAGCCAATTTGTTATGGAATTCTTTCtgaggacaaacattcagacactcgtagcagtgttctggaatcccatgtgagggacaaacattcggATCCCAGCAgaattgttctggaatcctttgggAGTGACAACATTCAGAACCatgtagcagtgttctggaatcctatgtgaggcaCAAACACTGAGAACCTACCAGGtatgttctggaatcctttttaatggagaaacattcagaccctctTAGATgtgttctgaaatcctatgtgagagacaaacactcagaatcctgcagcagtgttctggaatccgcTGTGAGGGACAAAAATTCAGATCCAGCAGTAATGTTCTGCAATCCTAtatgagtgacaaacactcagaaccctgccactgtgttctggaatccgatgtgagggacaaacactcagaacccagcctcTGTGTTCTGGAaccctatctgagggacaaacattcagacactcatagaagtgttctgtaatcctttatgtgggacaaacattcagaacccaaAAGCAGTGTTCTGAAATACTTTGTGAGGGACATATATTCAGAACCTCgtaacagtgttctggaatcctatgtgaggggcAAACACTAAGAAACCAGCATCAGTCGtgtggaatcccatgtgagggacaagcACTAAGAACCCATCAGCAGTGTTCTGGATTCCTATGTGGGAGAccaacactcagaacccagcagcattGTTCTAGCATTCTTAGtgggggacaaacattcagaccctcgaaacagtgttctggaatcccatgtgagggacaaacactaagctcccagcttcagtgttctggaatccttcaggatggacaaacattcagaacctcgtagcagtgttctggaatcctatgtgagtgacaaacactcagatcccagcagcagtgtcctagaatcctttgtgagggacaaacattcataCCCTTGAAGCATTGTTCTCAAATCCTATGTGTGGGACAAATAGTTAGAAGCAAGCAGtagggttctggaatcctatgtgaggaacaaacactcagaacccagtagcagtgttctgcaatcctatgtgagggagaaacactcagaaccaagcagcagtgttctagaatcctttgtgagggacaatcaTTCAAAactcagcagcagtgttctagaatcttTTGTGAGGGAAAAACATGAAGAACCTCATAGCATTGTTCTGGAAACGTGTGCGGGAAAACCCGCTGAACCCAGCAGCGGTGTTTTGGAATCACATGTGAAGAACAAACATACAGAATCCAgtagcagtgttctagaatcctatgtgaaggacaaacactcagaacccagcagaagtgtcctagaatcctttgtgagggacaaacattcagacactcgaagaagtgttctggaatcgtatgtgagggacaaacactcagaacccagcagcagtgttctggaatcctctctgagggacaaacactcaaaacgCAGCAACAGTGTTGTGGAATCCcttgtgagtgacaaacactcagaacccagactttttgttctggaatcctatctgagggacaaacattcagacactcgtaaaagtgttctggaatccagTGTGAGGGACAAACACCCAGCAACCAGCAGCAGTGCTCTGTAATCCTttatgagggacaaacattcagaacctcgtagcagtgttctggaatcctatgtgagggacaaacactcagaacccagcagcagtgttctggaatcctttggtAGGGACAAACGTTCAGAACCTCTTagcagggttctggaatcctatgtgagagactaacactcagaacccaggagCCGTGTTCTGGAATACTTTTTAATGGAGAAACGTTCAGACCCTGGCAGCAGTGTTCTGAATtcatatgtgagggacaaacactcagaaaccaacAGCAGCGTTCCGGAATAATCTCTGAGGAACAAACACTCAGACCCAGCAGtcgtgttctggaatcctatgttagggacaaacactcagaacccaacagCACTGTTCTGGtgtcctatgtgagggacaaacactcagaacccagcaacagggttctggaatcctatgtgaggggcacacactcaaaacccagcagcagtgttctggaatcctttgtcaGTGACAAATATTCAGAACCCAGAGACtctgttctggaatcctatctgagggacaaacttTCAGACACTCATAGaggtgttctggaatcctatgtgagggataAACAATCAGAACacagccactgtgttctggaaccctatctgagggacaaacattcagacactcttAGAATTGTTCTGTAATCTTTGTGAGGGACCAACATTcggaacccagcagcagtgttctcgaatcctttgtgagggacaaacactcagaacccaatagcactgttctggaatcctatgtgaaggACAAACCCTTAGTAACCTGTACACGTGTTcaggaatcctatgtgagggacaaacac from Nomascus leucogenys isolate Asia chromosome 7b, Asia_NLE_v1, whole genome shotgun sequence encodes:
- the LOC100586938 gene encoding LOW QUALITY PROTEIN: DNA topoisomerase 3-beta-1-like (The sequence of the model RefSeq protein was modified relative to this genomic sequence to represent the inferred CDS: inserted 2 bases in 1 codon), producing the protein MVKFLQVEGRGCDYIVLWLDCDKEGENICFEVLDAVLPVMNKAHGGEKTVFQARFSSITDTDICNAMACLGEPDHNEALSVDARQELDLRIGCAFTRFQTKYFQGKYGDLDSSLISFGPCQTPTLGFCVERHDKIQSFKPETYWVLQAKVNTDKDRSLLLDWDQVRVFDREIAQMFLNMTKLEKEAQVEATSRKEKAKQRPLALNTMEMLRVASSSLGMGPQHAMQTAERLYTQGYISYPRIETTHYPENFDLKGSLWQQANHPYWADTVKRLLAEGINRPRKGHDAGDHPPITPMKSATEAKLGGDAWRLXEYITRHFIATVSHDCKYLQSTISFRIGPELFTCSGKTVLSPGFTEIMPWQSVPLEESLPTCQRGDTFPVGEVKMLEKQTSPPDYLTEAELITLMEKHGIGGCTCPGPRASSVSSTQALSLLTKLPCHPRVPSPAPLHGLASGNW